The following proteins come from a genomic window of Polyangia bacterium:
- a CDS encoding FAD-dependent oxidoreductase → MSRKVIILGGGVAGMSAAHELAERGFHVEVFERRDVPGGKARSIPVTEPASPVRPAAMGRARKPWLPGEHGFRFFPGFYKHVVDTMKRIPFRDRTVADNLVDTTQIQIARNERGSVIVPARFPLTPGELKTALYYVLGLLGGQLDVNVAETAFLASKVWQVFTSCEERRITEYERISWWDFIEAEGRSQGYQLLFGHGITRSLVAAKARRASTKTIGDIFMQMLLYIVQPGVTADRLLNGPTSHVWIQPWLAQLRALGVVYHMEAEVAAINVQGGRITSATIVERNRTFEARADYYLAALPVERMAEFVTPALAAADPSLANIPPLSENVEWMNGIQFYLTVDVPLTHGHTIFLESPWALTSVSQAQFWPDFDLASHGDGKVRGILSVDISSWTTPGLNGKTAMQCSREEIKQEVWNQIQLSVNVGGKEILKDEHLHFWFLDPDIEDTDPSTPGNETNIEPLLVNYVDTWKLRPEAATRIPNFFLASDYVRTHTDLATMEGANEAARRATNGIIAASGSKAKPCEIWKLHEPELLTPLRAFDRQRFRRGLAWDGGIVQLAQHALGLAAAASTVGTTAGTDSMSAERAAELVRSIHRSAQDLAAFSSAPELVTPDTSPPPASSPSSAPSSAPRIRILSQ, encoded by the coding sequence ATGTCAAGAAAAGTCATCATTCTGGGCGGCGGCGTCGCCGGCATGAGCGCCGCGCACGAACTCGCGGAGCGCGGGTTTCATGTCGAGGTGTTCGAGCGGCGGGACGTTCCGGGAGGGAAGGCCCGGAGCATCCCGGTGACCGAACCGGCGAGCCCCGTCCGACCCGCGGCGATGGGGCGGGCGCGCAAGCCGTGGCTGCCAGGCGAGCATGGGTTTCGCTTCTTTCCGGGCTTTTACAAACACGTCGTCGACACGATGAAGCGCATCCCGTTTCGGGATCGCACTGTCGCTGACAACCTCGTCGACACGACGCAGATCCAGATCGCCCGGAACGAGCGGGGGTCGGTGATTGTTCCAGCGAGGTTTCCGCTCACGCCTGGCGAGCTCAAGACGGCCCTCTACTACGTTCTTGGTCTGCTTGGCGGACAGCTCGACGTGAACGTCGCCGAGACGGCGTTTCTGGCGTCGAAAGTCTGGCAGGTCTTCACCTCGTGCGAAGAGCGCCGGATAACCGAATACGAGCGCATAAGCTGGTGGGACTTCATCGAGGCCGAGGGCCGGTCGCAGGGCTACCAGCTCCTGTTCGGCCACGGCATCACCCGGTCGCTGGTGGCGGCCAAGGCCCGGCGCGCGAGCACGAAGACCATCGGCGACATCTTCATGCAGATGCTGCTCTACATTGTTCAGCCCGGGGTGACGGCGGATCGTCTGCTCAACGGTCCGACGAGCCACGTCTGGATCCAGCCGTGGCTGGCGCAGTTGCGCGCGCTGGGCGTCGTGTATCACATGGAGGCCGAGGTCGCCGCCATCAACGTGCAAGGCGGGCGGATCACGAGCGCCACGATCGTCGAGCGCAACCGAACGTTCGAAGCGCGCGCTGACTACTACCTGGCCGCTCTCCCCGTCGAGCGCATGGCCGAGTTCGTCACCCCCGCGCTGGCGGCCGCGGATCCGTCGCTGGCGAACATCCCGCCGCTCAGCGAGAACGTCGAGTGGATGAACGGGATCCAATTTTACCTGACGGTGGACGTCCCGCTCACCCACGGCCACACCATCTTTCTCGAATCGCCGTGGGCTCTGACCTCCGTGTCGCAGGCGCAGTTCTGGCCCGACTTCGACCTGGCCAGTCACGGTGACGGCAAAGTTCGGGGCATCCTCTCCGTCGATATTTCCAGCTGGACGACACCCGGTCTGAACGGAAAAACTGCGATGCAGTGCAGTCGCGAAGAGATCAAGCAAGAGGTGTGGAACCAGATTCAGTTGAGCGTCAACGTGGGCGGCAAGGAGATCCTCAAGGACGAGCACCTCCATTTCTGGTTTCTGGACCCGGACATCGAGGACACGGATCCGAGCACACCGGGCAACGAGACCAACATCGAGCCATTGCTGGTCAACTACGTCGACACCTGGAAGCTGAGGCCGGAGGCCGCGACGCGCATTCCGAACTTCTTTCTCGCCTCGGACTACGTGCGCACCCACACGGACCTCGCCACCATGGAGGGTGCCAACGAGGCCGCACGACGCGCGACGAACGGAATCATCGCCGCCTCTGGCTCGAAGGCCAAGCCTTGCGAGATCTGGAAGCTTCATGAACCCGAATTACTGACGCCTCTGCGTGCTTTCGACCGACAGAGATTTCGGCGCGGACTCGCTTGGGATGGCGGGATCGTCCAGTTGGCTCAGCACGCGCTCGGCCTGGCCGCGGCCGCGTCCACCGTTGGTACCACCGCGGGAACAGACAGCATGAGCGCCGAGCGCGCCGCAGAGCTGGTTCGCAGCATTCATCGCAGCGCGCAGGATCTGGCGGCGTTCTCGTCGGCTCCGGAGCTGGTCACACCGGACACATCCCCGCCCCCGGCCAGCTCTCCGTCGTCGGCTCCTTCTTCAGCTCCCCGGATCAGAATTCTTTCCCAATGA
- a CDS encoding encapsulin — translation MDRNSAEVGWSDEQWSRVVSTIQEEAGKASASGKFLSTSLYPDKTAIAVPDLTLGLNLGANLPPQQRLAVNHTPTTFFTSLSINVALTSQEVSDPNLLGGLIQFRRAVNLIKRVEDALIFRGQPGPGVPPPGAAGLPPVFEIGLGGPQPGLYGMVPFIPRLDRTVAAGGNPGFNLANEIMSAVGDLEGAGHNGPFACVLDQDYFRDLHTPAASLVLPVDRVKPFLEAPLLRTSTLPINTGLVIALGGTPPELVISSELHIRFLQITTEPRFIFRISERVALRVPDWTSILVLHQ, via the coding sequence ATGGACAGGAACAGCGCTGAAGTTGGATGGTCAGATGAGCAGTGGAGCCGAGTGGTCTCGACCATTCAAGAAGAGGCTGGGAAGGCCTCCGCTTCAGGAAAATTCCTGTCGACGTCTCTTTACCCGGATAAAACCGCGATCGCCGTTCCGGACCTGACGCTTGGCTTGAATCTCGGAGCAAACCTGCCGCCGCAGCAGCGCCTCGCGGTAAACCACACGCCAACGACCTTCTTCACTTCCCTGTCGATCAACGTTGCGCTGACCAGCCAGGAGGTGTCCGATCCCAATTTGCTGGGCGGCCTGATTCAATTCCGGCGGGCCGTCAACCTGATCAAACGAGTGGAGGATGCGCTCATTTTCCGTGGGCAGCCCGGGCCCGGAGTGCCGCCACCCGGGGCCGCGGGATTGCCTCCCGTGTTCGAGATCGGACTGGGAGGTCCGCAGCCAGGACTCTACGGCATGGTGCCATTCATACCCCGTCTAGACCGGACAGTCGCCGCGGGCGGAAATCCCGGCTTCAACCTAGCGAATGAAATCATGAGTGCGGTAGGAGACCTGGAGGGGGCTGGTCACAACGGCCCCTTTGCATGTGTTCTCGATCAGGATTACTTCAGAGACTTGCACACTCCCGCCGCTAGCCTTGTGCTTCCGGTTGACAGGGTCAAACCGTTTCTCGAGGCACCTCTACTGCGAACGAGCACCCTTCCGATAAATACGGGCCTCGTGATCGCGCTCGGAGGAACCCCTCCGGAGCTGGTTATTTCCTCGGAACTCCATATTCGATTCCTTCAGATCACTACTGAGCCGCGTTTCATATTCCGCATTTCAGAACGCGTCGCTCTTCGTGTGCCTGATTGGACATCGATATTGGTCCTTCACCAGTAA
- a CDS encoding protein kinase encodes MVKPKRRSGRTVSTILQSPGKEVTFVRIRDKEISAGFGPERLLVDEGEIGAGGSGSVHRAYDPNLRRVVAMKVMAPRGKKNVERRSRFINEARIMAQLDHPNVVPVHDLVADHRKNAYFVMKLVRGRTLEAVVGERGAQPASPDGLHRLLLILLKVCDALAFAHSRGVLHCDLKPDNIMVGEYGEVYLMDWGIAFQKPPVAANPDSGAHPGIRGTPSFMSPEQAQGDGARLTEKTDVFGLGAVLYFILTGHKPFAGKSVTQILARARAGEYQDPELAAGGPLPPSLVHIVRRAMSRDPEDRYASVLEVSRSVEEFARGDWHLPVRTFPRGSIIAKEGEWADAAYIIVSGACRVFKTIGGERRLLRTMGPGDVFGETGILSGDVRTATVETVDEVVARVVTRELFQDQLGVDSWLAKFVLALADRFRDLDQRLARQKDKSGA; translated from the coding sequence ATGGTTAAACCGAAACGTCGTTCTGGCCGAACCGTCTCGACGATCCTCCAATCGCCCGGCAAGGAGGTGACGTTCGTTCGGATCCGCGACAAGGAAATTTCTGCAGGATTCGGACCAGAGCGATTACTCGTGGATGAGGGCGAGATCGGCGCGGGAGGCTCAGGATCGGTTCACCGGGCCTACGACCCGAACCTGCGCCGCGTGGTCGCCATGAAGGTGATGGCTCCCCGGGGCAAGAAGAACGTCGAGCGGAGATCTCGATTCATCAATGAAGCCCGCATCATGGCTCAGCTGGACCATCCCAATGTCGTTCCGGTGCACGACCTGGTAGCCGACCACCGAAAGAACGCCTACTTCGTGATGAAGCTAGTGCGTGGGCGGACCCTCGAGGCCGTGGTCGGTGAACGGGGTGCCCAGCCAGCCAGCCCGGATGGTTTGCACAGACTGTTACTCATCTTGCTCAAAGTGTGCGACGCCCTGGCCTTCGCGCACAGCCGTGGCGTACTTCACTGCGACCTCAAGCCCGACAACATCATGGTCGGTGAGTATGGCGAGGTGTATCTAATGGACTGGGGCATCGCTTTTCAGAAGCCGCCCGTGGCTGCGAACCCTGACTCGGGCGCTCACCCGGGAATTAGGGGAACGCCGTCGTTCATGTCGCCGGAACAGGCTCAGGGCGACGGTGCCAGGCTTACCGAAAAGACGGATGTATTTGGATTGGGCGCTGTGCTGTATTTCATTCTGACCGGCCACAAGCCATTCGCCGGGAAGTCCGTCACCCAGATCCTCGCCCGCGCCAGAGCGGGTGAATATCAGGATCCCGAGCTCGCGGCGGGTGGTCCGTTGCCCCCGTCGCTCGTTCACATCGTCAGGAGAGCAATGTCGCGCGATCCAGAGGACCGCTATGCGAGCGTTCTCGAAGTCAGTCGAAGCGTGGAGGAGTTCGCCCGCGGCGACTGGCACCTTCCCGTGCGAACATTTCCACGTGGTTCGATCATCGCCAAGGAGGGCGAGTGGGCGGACGCCGCGTATATCATCGTCAGCGGGGCCTGTCGCGTGTTCAAGACCATCGGGGGCGAGCGCCGTCTGCTGCGCACCATGGGCCCCGGCGATGTCTTTGGCGAGACCGGCATCTTGTCGGGCGACGTCAGGACGGCGACCGTGGAGACTGTCGATGAGGTGGTGGCCCGGGTGGTCACGCGCGAGCTGTTCCAGGATCAACTCGGTGTAGATTCCTGGCTGGCGAAATTCGTGCTAGCGCTGGCGGATCGCTTCCGGGACCTGGATCAGAGGTTGGCACGTCAAAAAGACAAGAGCGGCGCCTGA
- a CDS encoding DUF3237 domain-containing protein, with product MTVQYRIDQGQLRTVRGVRLRTDYARGIEYHRIMFPDFWTGMRVTYVPTLTCAGRCAPDSATAAALPSSFRLTDVPLAAPDNGRDTPSRAAPERTPPAFEYLATIRVPLREPEIIGVTPAGLLVHWYWYPNEGDIHGPMINGKVRTMGGDWMTIRHDGIGVMDVRATVEGDDGALFYASYLGSCDFGENGYQNFLDHRWPNIAPTRTAPRIHTSHPKYIELNRLQCIGIGAVRMKELEYAYDLYALR from the coding sequence GTGACCGTGCAATACCGGATCGACCAGGGGCAGCTGCGAACCGTCCGCGGCGTCCGTCTGCGGACCGACTACGCCCGAGGCATCGAGTATCACCGGATCATGTTTCCGGATTTCTGGACCGGGATGCGCGTCACTTATGTGCCGACCCTGACCTGTGCCGGGCGGTGCGCTCCCGACTCGGCGACCGCCGCGGCTCTGCCGTCATCGTTCCGTCTGACCGACGTGCCGCTCGCGGCTCCCGACAACGGGCGCGATACGCCGTCGCGAGCCGCGCCTGAACGAACGCCGCCCGCATTCGAGTACCTCGCGACGATCAGGGTCCCCCTACGTGAACCCGAGATCATCGGAGTCACTCCGGCCGGACTCTTAGTGCACTGGTATTGGTATCCGAACGAAGGCGACATTCACGGCCCCATGATCAACGGCAAGGTCCGCACAATGGGTGGCGACTGGATGACGATCCGTCACGACGGGATAGGCGTCATGGACGTACGAGCGACGGTCGAGGGCGATGACGGGGCGCTGTTTTACGCGAGCTATCTCGGCTCCTGTGACTTCGGCGAGAACGGCTATCAAAATTTCCTGGACCATCGGTGGCCAAATATCGCGCCGACCCGCACCGCGCCCCGGATTCACACCTCGCATCCCAAATACATCGAGCTCAATCGACTACAATGCATTGGGATAGGCGCAGTGCGGATGAAAGAACTCGAATACGCCTACGACCTCTACGCTTTGCGCTGA